The Chryseobacterium nakagawai genome has a segment encoding these proteins:
- a CDS encoding MFS transporter codes for MHDRELFNAKMPTACFLLFFAHGLVFSSWASRIPIIKDALSINEAQLGTLLLLMPIGQLSTMMLSGKLISRYGSSRIIKSCFLLYPGFLLLIGLSPSYWILAAVLFFFGVTGNLCNIAVNTQAIEIESITKRTLLSSYHGAWCFAGLIGALLGMLAINLHVETFLHFVLTFILVTLIWMYSRNNLTNSIHKAEPQTQSIFKSVNPTLVGLGIIGFLSMAIEGAMFDWSGVYFQTIVKAPENLVILGYTSFILMMTLGRFIGNRIIEKLGKRMVLQFCGVLMSIGLFLSVFLPELWICIIAFMIIGLGASLSVPSVYSTIGKVNTVAPSIALSFVSSISFLGFLIGPPLIGYIAEGFDLRYSFGLFACFGILLSIMAGKMKVFKNNK; via the coding sequence ATGCACGATAGAGAATTATTCAATGCGAAAATGCCTACGGCCTGTTTTTTACTTTTCTTTGCTCATGGGCTTGTGTTCTCATCATGGGCCAGCCGGATTCCCATTATTAAAGATGCTCTTTCTATCAATGAAGCACAGCTTGGAACTCTTTTGCTTCTGATGCCGATAGGTCAGCTTTCTACAATGATGTTATCCGGAAAATTAATCAGCAGATATGGAAGCAGCAGGATTATTAAAAGTTGTTTTTTATTATATCCGGGCTTTCTTTTACTGATTGGTCTTTCTCCATCTTACTGGATTTTAGCTGCCGTTCTGTTTTTCTTTGGGGTTACAGGAAATCTTTGCAATATTGCGGTCAATACGCAGGCTATTGAAATAGAATCTATTACCAAAAGGACATTATTGTCCTCTTATCATGGAGCCTGGTGCTTTGCTGGGCTGATAGGAGCATTATTGGGAATGCTAGCCATTAATCTGCATGTAGAAACGTTTCTACATTTTGTTCTTACTTTCATCCTTGTCACACTGATCTGGATGTATAGCAGAAACAATCTTACCAATAGTATTCATAAAGCTGAACCACAAACACAGTCCATTTTTAAATCTGTAAATCCCACGTTGGTTGGGTTAGGAATTATTGGGTTTTTAAGTATGGCTATTGAAGGAGCTATGTTTGACTGGAGTGGAGTTTATTTTCAAACGATTGTGAAGGCACCGGAAAATCTTGTTATATTGGGATATACAAGTTTTATATTAATGATGACTTTAGGAAGGTTTATTGGAAACAGGATCATTGAAAAATTGGGGAAAAGAATGGTATTACAGTTCTGTGGGGTATTAATGAGTATCGGACTTTTCCTGAGTGTTTTCCTTCCAGAGTTATGGATTTGTATTATTGCTTTCATGATTATCGGGCTTGGAGCTTCTTTAAGTGTACCATCAGTGTATAGTACCATCGGAAAGGTGAATACGGTAGCACCAAGTATTGCTTTATCATTTGTATCCAGTATTTCATTCTTAGGCTTTTTGATAGGACCTCCATTAATTGGATATATTGCAGAAGGTTTTGACCTCAGATATTCTTTCGGACTTTTTGCCTGCTTTGGAATTTTATTGAGTATTATGGCTGGGAAAATGAAGGTATTTAAAAATAACAAGTAA
- a CDS encoding helix-turn-helix domain-containing protein, with amino-acid sequence MEKKENSLIKISSISELHSLLQLPGPLHPLVSLIDNEKMSLKEDWAGKSFMFNFYKISYKYSTSGKMGYGQGYYDFNEGGMMFTAPGQILSPEENAEYCGYTLLIHPDFIRNYPLAQNIKKLGFFSYDTNEALHLSDQEKKIMQGLLNSIKNELNTAIDEVSQDVIISYTEVLLNYSNRFYKRQFITRKAVNNDLLSTMEKVLEDYFNDQKTLTTGLPTVDFLASKLNLSPHYLSDMLRNLTGQNAQQHIHEKLIEKAKEYLTGTNFSVSEVAYALGFEHPQSFNKLFKKKTDQTPLGYRQLFN; translated from the coding sequence ATGGAAAAGAAAGAAAATTCTTTAATAAAAATTTCCTCAATATCGGAGTTACACAGTTTGTTGCAGCTTCCGGGACCGCTTCATCCATTAGTAAGTCTTATAGATAATGAAAAAATGAGCCTTAAAGAGGATTGGGCAGGAAAAAGTTTTATGTTTAATTTCTATAAAATTTCCTATAAATATTCTACAAGCGGGAAAATGGGATACGGACAAGGATATTATGATTTTAATGAAGGCGGAATGATGTTTACAGCTCCGGGGCAGATTCTTTCTCCTGAAGAGAATGCAGAATACTGTGGCTATACACTTTTGATACATCCGGATTTTATCAGGAACTATCCTTTAGCTCAAAATATAAAAAAACTTGGCTTTTTTTCTTATGATACAAATGAAGCCCTTCATTTGTCTGATCAGGAAAAGAAGATTATGCAAGGACTTTTGAACAGTATTAAAAATGAGCTGAATACTGCCATTGATGAAGTAAGTCAGGATGTGATTATTTCCTATACTGAAGTTCTGCTCAATTACAGCAATCGCTTTTATAAAAGACAGTTCATTACAAGAAAAGCTGTAAATAATGATTTGTTGAGCACAATGGAGAAAGTGTTGGAGGATTATTTTAATGATCAGAAAACATTGACAACCGGACTTCCTACAGTGGATTTTTTGGCTTCGAAGCTCAATCTGTCACCTCATTATCTCAGCGATATGTTAAGGAATCTTACAGGACAGAATGCACAACAGCATATTCATGAAAAGTTGATTGAAAAAGCAAAGGAATATCTTACAGGCACTAATTTCTCAGTATCGGAAGTAGCGTATGCTTTAGGATTTGAACATCCACAATCTTTCAATAAATTATTTAAAAAGAAAACAGATCAAACCCCTTTAGGTTACAGACAGCTATTTAATTAG
- a CDS encoding alpha/beta hydrolase, with amino-acid sequence MQEKIDPELLKAVIHSPFNQIDYEYLMASHPAKIKEEEMKIMMLEESLPIPLSLSVENIHIPSYESQRDIRLRIYRPKGKQNLPVLLYFHGGAFIYGTPEQYDFIFYRLALDIDMIIVSVDYRLAPEHPFPAAMEDGYDALLWVSESADHIGGNKNEIMIGGSSAGATIAASITHWARDRKEVNIRHQYLLYPPTDNLLKTSSMEELANAPMQTKNAAEWMWQHYLQHKTEYPPQYSVPLREKNFKNLPEATIIVCELDPLKDEGKKYAKKLQNAGISANLMEIGGAVHAFDFFPCQLSEAFYKQQIKLFKHLLTQKS; translated from the coding sequence ATGCAAGAAAAAATAGATCCGGAACTTTTGAAAGCTGTTATTCACAGTCCATTTAATCAAATTGATTATGAATATTTAATGGCCAGTCATCCGGCAAAGATCAAGGAAGAAGAAATGAAGATAATGATGCTGGAAGAATCATTGCCCATCCCTTTATCGCTTTCTGTAGAGAACATCCATATTCCTTCTTATGAATCACAAAGAGACATCAGATTGAGAATTTACAGACCAAAGGGAAAGCAAAATTTACCGGTACTCCTCTATTTCCACGGCGGCGCTTTTATCTATGGGACTCCGGAACAATATGATTTTATCTTTTATCGATTGGCATTAGATATTGATATGATTATTGTGTCTGTGGACTATCGGCTAGCTCCCGAACATCCATTCCCAGCGGCTATGGAAGATGGCTATGATGCTTTATTATGGGTATCTGAATCTGCTGATCACATTGGTGGAAACAAAAACGAAATAATGATTGGCGGAAGCAGTGCCGGAGCTACGATTGCCGCTTCAATAACTCATTGGGCAAGAGACAGGAAAGAAGTGAACATTAGACATCAATATTTATTGTATCCGCCAACGGACAACCTTTTGAAAACCTCATCAATGGAGGAGTTAGCAAATGCTCCTATGCAAACTAAAAACGCTGCTGAATGGATGTGGCAACATTATCTACAGCATAAAACGGAATATCCGCCTCAATACTCGGTTCCTTTACGGGAAAAGAATTTTAAAAATCTTCCTGAAGCTACCATCATTGTATGCGAACTGGATCCATTGAAAGATGAAGGCAAGAAATACGCAAAAAAATTACAGAATGCAGGAATTTCAGCTAATCTCATGGAAATTGGAGGTGCTGTACATGCTTTTGATTTCTTTCCTTGTCAGCTATCTGAAGCTTTCTACAAACAACAGATCAAATTATTTAAGCATCTTTTAACTCAAAAATCATGA
- a CDS encoding GNAT family N-acetyltransferase, producing MKEKWISHPTILEGANVELIPLEKEHFEELYSAGADKDLWALIPTDGSDKEIFYQNYEFALSERENENQYPFVIRHKETQKLIGSTRFFEIYPSDKKLEIGWTWITKEFWGTSVNLECKLLLLTYCFDVLKTNRVQLKTKDNNLRSRKAIEKIGGVFEGILRKDKIQNDGSTRNAAYYSILDDEWEAAKQKIETLIREKESSDK from the coding sequence ATGAAGGAGAAATGGATATCCCATCCAACCATCTTAGAAGGAGCAAATGTTGAACTGATTCCCTTGGAAAAAGAACATTTTGAAGAATTGTATTCTGCTGGTGCGGATAAAGATCTCTGGGCATTAATTCCTACTGATGGTTCCGATAAAGAAATATTCTATCAAAACTATGAATTCGCTTTATCAGAAAGGGAAAACGAAAATCAATATCCTTTTGTGATAAGACATAAGGAAACTCAAAAGCTGATTGGGTCCACAAGGTTTTTCGAAATATATCCATCAGATAAAAAATTAGAGATCGGCTGGACATGGATCACCAAAGAGTTTTGGGGAACATCCGTTAATTTAGAATGCAAATTACTCTTACTTACCTACTGTTTTGATGTATTAAAAACCAATCGTGTACAACTGAAAACAAAGGACAACAATTTAAGATCAAGAAAAGCGATTGAAAAAATCGGGGGTGTATTTGAAGGGATCTTGCGCAAAGACAAAATTCAGAACGATGGTTCCACAAGAAATGCAGCCTATTACAGTATTCTGGATGATGAATGGGAGGCCGCAAAACAGAAAATTGAGACACTTATCAGAGAAAAGGAATCTTCTGATAAATAA
- a CDS encoding MFS transporter, translating to MNTYPKRWQALNFLIAGAFLSPLDYFIVNMALPSIKNAFKASDHQLQMVIAIYGLTYGALVVCGGRLGDLYGRKKIFTWGLYTFLLSSLACAFSPTVLWLIIARLFQGVGASLLAPQVLASIKVLFSSKEQPKAISLFSSVFGLASVIGQLLGGLLLSMHWGDFSWELVFLVNVPITIICIIGIHFTMDNSHKEHNSGIDFKGSLLLIVALLMLICPLIFGQKYQWVWWIFAIMISGISLLIAFIRYEIYLLKNNRPILIDPTLLKHQPFALSLVILFFYNFTSGLFICYPYYLQEFFHQSSLQTGLAIVPYGIAFFLGPLMVSKINLPTYTMIYIGLGLLMSGFILSAMCFYFQQKPSFMTHITLFIAGLGHGTIMPVMMRTAITFTTKEKAGQASGLISIGIQVGSVVGGAVIGTLFFNMIELVGFSNAFAIAIFMIGAVQIIGILINGKLRKYIHA from the coding sequence ATGAACACTTATCCGAAACGATGGCAGGCCCTCAATTTCCTGATTGCCGGAGCTTTCCTTTCCCCACTGGATTATTTTATTGTGAATATGGCTTTACCTTCCATAAAAAATGCTTTTAAAGCCAGTGACCACCAGCTTCAAATGGTTATCGCTATTTACGGACTTACTTATGGAGCCTTAGTAGTATGCGGTGGACGTCTGGGCGATCTTTATGGACGCAAGAAGATTTTCACATGGGGATTGTATACTTTTTTATTGTCTTCTCTGGCGTGCGCTTTTTCTCCTACGGTCCTATGGCTGATTATCGCAAGATTATTTCAGGGCGTTGGAGCTTCACTACTTGCCCCACAGGTTTTAGCCTCCATAAAAGTCCTCTTTAGCAGTAAAGAACAGCCTAAAGCAATAAGTCTATTTAGTTCAGTATTTGGGCTGGCCTCTGTCATCGGGCAATTACTTGGAGGTCTATTGCTCAGCATGCATTGGGGAGACTTTTCCTGGGAACTGGTATTTCTTGTGAATGTCCCTATCACCATCATTTGTATTATAGGCATTCATTTTACAATGGATAACAGCCATAAAGAACATAATTCAGGAATTGATTTTAAAGGTTCATTATTGTTGATTGTTGCTCTGCTTATGTTGATATGTCCTCTTATTTTTGGGCAGAAATATCAATGGGTATGGTGGATATTCGCCATTATGATATCAGGAATATCTTTATTAATTGCTTTTATCAGATATGAAATATATCTATTAAAAAATAACCGCCCCATCCTTATAGATCCAACGCTTTTAAAGCATCAACCTTTTGCATTAAGTCTTGTAATTCTCTTTTTTTACAATTTTACCTCAGGATTATTTATCTGCTATCCCTATTATCTCCAGGAATTTTTTCATCAAAGTTCCCTACAAACGGGATTAGCTATTGTTCCTTACGGGATTGCCTTTTTCCTGGGGCCATTGATGGTGTCCAAAATAAACCTTCCCACTTATACAATGATCTATATTGGTCTGGGATTATTAATGAGTGGGTTCATTCTCAGTGCAATGTGCTTCTATTTTCAGCAAAAACCTTCTTTTATGACCCATATTACCCTGTTTATAGCGGGATTAGGTCATGGGACTATTATGCCGGTTATGATGCGAACTGCTATTACCTTTACCACCAAAGAAAAAGCCGGACAGGCTTCAGGTTTGATAAGCATCGGAATACAGGTAGGCAGTGTAGTTGGAGGAGCTGTTATTGGAACCTTATTTTTTAATATGATTGAGTTAGTGGGATTTTCAAATGCTTTTGCAATAGCAATTTTTATGATCGGAGCTGTTCAAATCATAGGGATATTGATAAACGGCAAACTCCGTAAATATATTCATGCTTAA
- a CDS encoding AraC family transcriptional regulator, with translation MKGLHLEGIKVKETKLKGETVFKTTSFLSFVYIVKGKGNLLYDDRYIDFTEGKLFIILQQESYRFESENAEVIAIECPIEFIDKIRLEADRIESCENLYKLQYISNNYHARAGCVFRNTNDEDFAKALIKQIAFEFRNKAEDYLIIRNCISILLNLIARNIIQSETSDLQENRKAFSIMKIIAYIQKHIKDREKTGIQTIAEHFGISGNYFGEYFKQQTGISYQDYLLDYRLKLVETYLKYSSIRLSEIAYELQFSDESHLSKLFKKYRGITPGEYRKMNK, from the coding sequence ATGAAAGGACTCCATCTTGAAGGGATTAAAGTGAAAGAAACAAAGCTAAAAGGAGAAACTGTTTTTAAGACAACCTCTTTTCTTTCATTTGTTTATATTGTAAAGGGAAAAGGAAATCTGCTGTATGATGATCGTTATATTGATTTTACAGAAGGGAAGCTTTTTATTATTCTTCAACAGGAATCTTACCGTTTTGAAAGTGAAAATGCTGAGGTAATTGCCATAGAATGTCCTATTGAGTTTATTGATAAGATCCGCCTTGAAGCAGATCGCATTGAAAGTTGTGAAAACCTTTACAAGTTGCAATATATCAGCAATAACTATCATGCCCGTGCCGGGTGCGTATTCCGTAATACGAATGATGAAGATTTTGCGAAGGCATTGATTAAGCAGATTGCTTTTGAATTCAGAAACAAGGCAGAGGATTATCTCATCATTCGTAACTGCATTTCAATTCTGCTTAATCTTATAGCCAGAAATATCATTCAAAGCGAAACTTCAGATTTGCAGGAGAATAGAAAGGCTTTTTCTATTATGAAGATCATTGCCTATATTCAAAAGCATATAAAAGATAGGGAAAAGACCGGAATTCAAACGATTGCAGAGCATTTTGGGATTTCCGGAAATTATTTCGGGGAATATTTTAAACAACAGACTGGAATTTCCTATCAGGATTATTTACTGGATTATCGACTCAAACTGGTGGAAACTTATTTGAAATACAGCAGTATAAGACTGAGTGAGATCGCTTATGAGCTACAGTTTAGTGATGAGAGTCATCTTTCCAAGCTCTTTAAAAAGTATAGAGGTATTACTCCCGGTGAATATAGAAAGATGAATAAATAG
- a CDS encoding helix-turn-helix domain-containing protein, with protein sequence MIEIKPNFEGLCIEKYTVNSLSEFHAKAGNLNKLLLCFVSNGILDLQANTLPFHIQSLSIIMLLPDTDLGDISGSDNLELSVFFISLDFISTYSFLTVLLASDEIKFNPAIKVESPAKKLIWSTVKLIQEYHSKTKEESTIESVQYLLYALLELVSKLYLPVIKNNSLLQTRSQDIIHHFFELLNQHGHLERSVLFYSDQLHLSPQYLSSLIKKETGKPIKQWISYRVIKQAEELLKTTSFSIKEISNQLQFVDSSLFCRYFRRCTGITANAYRENYRIKK encoded by the coding sequence ATGATAGAGATCAAGCCCAATTTTGAAGGATTATGTATTGAAAAATACACGGTAAACAGCCTCTCTGAATTTCATGCTAAAGCAGGAAACCTCAATAAACTATTACTTTGTTTCGTTTCAAACGGCATATTAGATCTTCAAGCCAATACACTTCCTTTTCACATACAGTCCCTTTCTATCATCATGCTATTACCTGATACAGACCTTGGAGACATTTCCGGAAGTGATAATCTTGAATTATCCGTATTTTTTATTTCTCTGGATTTCATCAGTACTTATAGTTTCCTGACCGTTCTTCTGGCCAGTGATGAAATCAAATTCAATCCGGCTATAAAAGTTGAATCCCCAGCCAAAAAACTCATTTGGTCTACTGTAAAATTAATTCAGGAGTACCATTCTAAAACCAAGGAAGAAAGTACCATAGAATCTGTACAGTATCTGCTCTACGCCCTTCTGGAACTGGTTTCAAAACTCTATTTGCCTGTCATTAAAAACAACAGTCTTTTACAAACCAGAAGCCAGGATATTATACATCATTTTTTTGAACTCCTGAATCAACATGGACATCTGGAAAGAAGTGTATTATTTTATTCTGATCAATTGCATCTTTCCCCACAGTATTTAAGCAGTTTAATCAAAAAAGAAACCGGGAAGCCTATCAAGCAATGGATAAGCTATAGGGTGATAAAACAGGCTGAAGAACTTCTCAAAACAACCTCATTTTCCATTAAAGAAATCAGCAATCAGTTACAGTTTGTAGACTCTTCCCTATTTTGCCGCTATTTCAGACGTTGTACAGGTATTACAGCCAATGCGTACAGGGAAAATTACAGGATTAAAAAATAA
- a CDS encoding MarR family winged helix-turn-helix transcriptional regulator, whose protein sequence is MDFDFIKELGYKALDSRLKRISDRMSHDVRKFYKEFGIDVEPNWYLVFMLLQKKGEISITDIAEPLGYSHPSVVVIVKKMTEKGYLMIKKDKEDKRKQMISLSPKAMEMLPKLEHVWDSCEKAILKLLSEDLSILSYLNTIDQELKDESFHDRFKREYLKTIQS, encoded by the coding sequence ATGGATTTTGATTTTATTAAAGAATTAGGATACAAAGCATTAGACAGTAGGTTAAAAAGAATCAGTGACCGGATGTCTCATGATGTCAGAAAGTTTTACAAAGAGTTTGGAATTGATGTGGAGCCTAACTGGTATCTTGTTTTTATGTTGTTACAAAAGAAAGGAGAGATTTCCATTACAGATATTGCAGAACCCTTGGGATATTCTCATCCTTCTGTAGTAGTTATTGTAAAGAAAATGACAGAAAAGGGGTATCTGATGATTAAAAAAGATAAGGAAGATAAACGTAAACAAATGATTTCATTATCTCCTAAAGCTATGGAGATGCTGCCCAAATTGGAACACGTTTGGGACAGCTGTGAAAAGGCCATTTTAAAATTATTATCAGAAGATTTATCTATCCTTTCTTACCTCAACACTATAGATCAGGAATTAAAAGATGAATCTTTCCACGATCGCTTCAAACGGGAATACTTAAAAACAATACAATCATGA
- a CDS encoding NAD(P)H-dependent oxidoreductase, translated as MKKIVVINGHPNQNSFNSVIAESYINSAITSGAEVRYIAIGKLNFNPNLQFGYQQRMELEPDLVKALEDIQWSEHQVWIHPVWWLGMPAVMKGFFDRAFLPGIVFKTNKKGSSEGLLNAKSARIITTAGDLSLKAYEEEYQSSGLIQLKKGILEYCGISSIQDNFIGPLYELTENQRKEWLDTITRFAATDSL; from the coding sequence ATGAAAAAAATTGTCGTTATTAACGGGCATCCGAATCAAAACAGCTTTAATTCTGTCATTGCAGAGTCTTATATCAATTCCGCTATAACTTCCGGTGCTGAGGTACGGTATATTGCCATTGGAAAACTTAATTTCAATCCTAACCTGCAATTTGGTTACCAACAAAGAATGGAACTGGAACCCGATCTTGTAAAAGCTCTGGAAGATATTCAATGGAGTGAGCATCAGGTATGGATACACCCTGTTTGGTGGTTAGGCATGCCTGCTGTAATGAAGGGATTCTTTGACAGAGCATTTCTTCCGGGAATTGTTTTTAAAACGAACAAAAAAGGAAGCAGTGAAGGACTGTTAAATGCAAAATCTGCAAGAATCATCACAACTGCAGGAGATTTATCTCTCAAAGCATATGAAGAAGAATATCAGTCGAGCGGACTTATTCAACTAAAAAAAGGAATTCTGGAGTACTGTGGTATCTCTTCCATTCAAGATAATTTTATAGGACCATTGTATGAACTAACTGAGAATCAAAGAAAAGAATGGCTAGACACAATCACACGATTTGCCGCCACGGATTCTTTATAA
- a CDS encoding T9SS type A sorting domain-containing protein: MKKLNFILFLVVGIVSYAQPSITRAGVDPINSTINLKSEDVSGTSITTGSAGANITWDFSAYTGTNPVAYTTRVCPGQSNCFRFPGANRITSLTNVDSHDFGSMTDTEATMLGSYSGPSLGDVTVTYVNPLIEYKFPVTYLQQFDDTYEFNSVSAAIGNTNEMGQVSVNVDGYGTVITPRGTYSNVLRIKRMRTATQTIASSPTPITATYTNESYQWVSQTNGMVFSFAINTFVFNGVTNVSKSVSYLDTAVLSTVDPDSKKRDISVYPNPSTDFITITSKEDLKKITVSSLEGKTVISKGSSGNIDVSKLPTGIYILQGELKNGTVVSKKIIKK; this comes from the coding sequence ATGAAAAAATTAAACTTTATCTTATTCCTAGTTGTCGGAATAGTATCCTATGCTCAGCCATCAATAACCAGAGCTGGGGTTGACCCTATTAACAGTACAATTAATTTAAAATCAGAAGATGTAAGCGGAACTTCTATTACTACAGGTTCAGCGGGAGCAAATATTACCTGGGATTTTTCGGCTTATACAGGAACTAATCCTGTTGCTTATACTACAAGAGTATGCCCTGGCCAATCTAATTGTTTCAGATTTCCAGGGGCAAACAGAATTACATCGCTGACCAATGTTGACAGCCACGACTTTGGTTCTATGACGGATACTGAGGCTACGATGTTGGGCTCTTATTCAGGGCCATCGTTGGGAGATGTTACGGTCACTTATGTCAATCCTTTGATTGAGTATAAGTTTCCGGTTACTTATCTTCAACAGTTTGATGATACGTATGAATTTAATAGTGTTTCAGCCGCCATTGGAAATACCAATGAAATGGGGCAGGTGAGTGTTAATGTAGATGGTTATGGTACTGTAATTACTCCAAGAGGAACTTATTCTAATGTGTTGAGAATAAAAAGAATGAGAACTGCCACACAGACTATTGCCAGTTCACCAACGCCTATTACAGCCACATATACCAACGAATCTTATCAATGGGTAAGCCAGACTAATGGTATGGTGTTTAGTTTTGCCATTAATACTTTTGTATTCAATGGGGTTACAAATGTGTCAAAATCGGTATCTTATCTTGATACTGCAGTACTGTCAACTGTTGATCCGGATAGCAAAAAAAGAGACATTTCTGTCTATCCGAACCCAAGTACAGATTTTATTACAATAACATCAAAAGAGGACCTTAAAAAGATCACAGTGAGCTCTTTGGAAGGTAAAACTGTTATAAGTAAGGGAAGTTCCGGAAATATTGATGTTTCAAAACTTCCAACAGGAATTTATATTCTTCAGGGAGAATTGAAGAATGGAACTGTTGTTTCAAAGAAAATTATTAAAAAGTAA